The following proteins come from a genomic window of Polyangiaceae bacterium:
- a CDS encoding PQQ-binding-like beta-propeller repeat protein: protein MQEWQPPPSSPLPVALALMGTFAPLLILGSDPAIQAERLAWALAASLLAGLVSASVGVALRSSNLWLSFWVMGASLGTAFGTLVACATFSAAGSLLVLVVPIAFGCGVALTFASAGVFAAHRRALATRAGSMLQELDRSWVLTAAFLSLVLLAFVVSVVFHPTHVVLLVSTGASAGVVLGVLLRRRRFEALSAVVRRAGAMLDERDAGVERVDLGVGDERYLLRDAGDAYRSPGVRPEVVLGSLAQAHRRARRLRRLDAVAAAAAVSLSLFVGLSAFLEPPSRALEVATRPPAVALPSPPLATGSWYPGQAPLLIDVNHDSRDDVVSLRWQSSRPESALSIAAHDGASLEPLWVSDPVPSQWMSADTRLVQSGSALFLTTSEHRVYFYDVRTGHPLREPKSVDSVASLCVPPNDEAEVWLLDAGAWSKKRPGLLLAAHGGDVVASRPPDCRPAARALGSLRQWDGRCQKKLQSREGLSGSAFFKQDTIGLAVDGTGPVPLAVGYDPATCSQRWRSSLLLSEEEPHQSPRLSYRLDGSELFVMYQLASGAWTVGARDAQSGRISWQQSLPQAERGTNVEALFPAGDRVYVARDWRLDVLDAGDGRYLGRI, encoded by the coding sequence ATGCAAGAGTGGCAGCCGCCCCCATCCTCGCCCTTGCCCGTTGCCCTGGCGCTGATGGGTACCTTCGCGCCGCTCCTGATCCTCGGGTCCGACCCCGCGATCCAGGCCGAACGCTTGGCGTGGGCGCTGGCGGCCTCGCTGCTCGCGGGCCTGGTCTCCGCGAGCGTGGGCGTCGCGCTCAGGTCCTCCAACCTTTGGCTTTCGTTCTGGGTGATGGGGGCGTCGCTGGGCACGGCCTTCGGCACGCTCGTGGCGTGTGCGACCTTCTCCGCGGCGGGCTCGCTGCTCGTCTTGGTCGTGCCCATCGCCTTCGGCTGTGGCGTCGCGCTCACCTTCGCCTCCGCGGGAGTGTTCGCCGCGCACCGCCGAGCGCTGGCGACGCGTGCGGGATCCATGCTCCAGGAGCTGGATCGTTCGTGGGTGCTCACGGCTGCCTTTCTCTCCCTGGTGTTGCTGGCGTTCGTCGTGTCCGTGGTGTTCCATCCGACGCACGTCGTGCTACTCGTCTCGACGGGCGCCAGCGCCGGCGTCGTGCTCGGCGTCTTGCTCCGGCGGCGCCGCTTCGAGGCGCTCTCGGCCGTGGTGCGTCGAGCCGGAGCGATGCTCGACGAGCGAGACGCCGGCGTGGAGCGGGTCGATCTCGGCGTGGGGGACGAGCGCTACCTGCTCCGTGACGCCGGCGATGCCTACCGCAGCCCTGGCGTCCGGCCCGAGGTCGTCCTCGGGTCCCTGGCCCAGGCCCATCGTCGTGCGCGCCGTCTCCGCCGGCTGGACGCCGTCGCCGCCGCTGCCGCGGTCTCCCTGTCGCTGTTCGTCGGTCTCTCCGCTTTCCTCGAGCCGCCGTCGCGCGCGCTCGAGGTCGCGACTCGGCCGCCCGCGGTAGCGCTGCCATCGCCGCCGCTCGCCACGGGCTCCTGGTATCCCGGCCAAGCGCCGCTGCTCATCGACGTGAATCACGACAGTCGGGACGACGTCGTGAGCTTGCGCTGGCAATCGTCGAGACCCGAGAGCGCGCTATCCATCGCCGCCCACGACGGCGCATCGCTCGAGCCGCTGTGGGTCAGCGACCCCGTTCCCAGCCAGTGGATGAGCGCGGACACCCGTCTGGTGCAGAGCGGCAGCGCCTTGTTCCTGACCACCTCCGAGCACCGCGTGTATTTCTACGACGTGCGCACGGGGCATCCGCTCCGGGAGCCCAAGAGCGTCGACTCGGTGGCCTCGCTGTGCGTGCCGCCCAACGATGAGGCTGAGGTGTGGCTCCTGGACGCGGGCGCTTGGTCGAAGAAGCGCCCCGGGCTGCTCCTTGCTGCCCACGGAGGCGACGTCGTCGCGTCGCGTCCCCCAGACTGCCGCCCCGCGGCACGCGCGCTCGGTTCTCTCCGGCAGTGGGATGGCCGCTGCCAGAAGAAGCTACAGTCCAGAGAGGGGCTGTCGGGCAGTGCGTTCTTCAAGCAGGACACGATCGGTCTCGCAGTGGACGGCACCGGCCCGGTTCCCCTCGCGGTCGGCTACGATCCCGCGACGTGCTCTCAGCGGTGGCGCTCCTCGCTGCTGCTCTCGGAGGAGGAGCCGCACCAAAGCCCCCGCTTGTCTTATCGCCTCGACGGCAGCGAGCTCTTCGTGATGTACCAACTGGCCAGCGGTGCATGGACCG